Proteins co-encoded in one Pogona vitticeps strain Pit_001003342236 chromosome 9, PviZW2.1, whole genome shotgun sequence genomic window:
- the LOC110086523 gene encoding chemerin-like receptor 1, which produces MMNCSCGPINATTVNDAMRRIAIVTNVIILVLGTSGNGLVIWVIAMREKHKTLTSICYLNLAVADFLFSLGRIPALVQELMHCCWPFGLALCKLHAFARYLVVFAGVFILTVISVYRCLLIARPVWARNHQGPCYQKLMCIGAWILAFAFSVPYLVVRDIEVKNGATYCVYRKDLKKSTELPLRLSRFFAGFLVPFIIIFSSYLVLIFKLRGRSWKHSHRTFSLVATIVALFFICWLPHHIFVFVSTVSSEKDGWGVGLKLSNALAYLHSCVNPVLYCFVGYVRVRSLHHQASFLGFFRKALTEEDDSSLAAETSRSLNQKT; this is translated from the coding sequence ATGATGAATTGCTCTTGTGGACCCATCAATGCTACCACTGTGAACGATGCTATGCGCCGCATCGCAATAGTAACGAATGTGATCATCCTGGTGCTGGGTACATCTGGCAATGGGTTGGTGATATGGGTCATAGCCATGCGGGAGAAGCACAAAACCTTGACCTCCATCTGCTACTTGAATCTGGCGGTGgcagattttttgttttctctcggCCGGATCCCGGCCCTGGTGCAGGAGCTCATGCACTGCTGTTGGCCCTTTGGACTTGCCCTGTGCAAGCTTCATGCCTTCGCTCGCTACCTCGTGGTCTTTGCTGGGGTCTTCATCCTCACGGTCATCAGCGTATACCGGTGCTTGTTGATAGCAAGGCCTGTTTGGGCTCGAAACCACCAAGGACCTTGCTATCAAAAACTGATGTGCATTGGGGCATGGATTCTCGCCTTTGCCTTCAGTGTCCCCTATCTGGTGGTCCGTGATATTGAAGTCAAGAATGGAGCGACCTACTGCGTCTATCGGAAAGATCTCAAGAAGTCCACGGAACTGCCCTTGAGGCTGAGTAGATTCTTTGCGGGGTTCCTTGTccccttcatcatcatcttctcctCCTATTTGGTTCTGATTTTCAAGCTTCGCGGACGGAGTTGGAAACATTCCCATCGAACCTTCTCTCTGGTGGCCACCATCGTCGCCCTGTTCTTTATCTGTTGGCTGCCCCATCACATCTTTGTATTTGTCAGCACCGTATCAAGTGAAAAGGATGGATGGGGGGTTGGCCTCAAGCTGTCAAACGCCCTGGCGTATCTCCACAGCTGTGTCAACCCTGTGCTGTATTGCTTTGTGGGCTACGTACGGGTTAGAAGTCTCCATCATCAAGCTTCCTTCTTGGGATTCTTCCGTAAGGCACTGACCGAAGAGGATGACAGCTCTCTTGCGGCAGAAACGTCACGAAGCCTTAATCAGAAGACCTAA